The following proteins are encoded in a genomic region of Palaemon carinicauda isolate YSFRI2023 chromosome 19, ASM3689809v2, whole genome shotgun sequence:
- the LOC137658273 gene encoding uncharacterized protein: MFVYGCMSLGTGSISWEKLVSFLGLRNFSSTTFIRYAKYITECAKGVARTTMKQIHEVIRENSEKSDGGWTDVAVSFDGTWHRRGHRSNLGVGAVIESETGHVIDYYVMSKICDQCNAKRNLMEKDKISQAEYVEWMDTHLDTDCEQNYEGSSGGMEAKSAVKMWGRSKDYKLRYVIMISDGDSSSYASLRAMNGGTGPYGTECQVEKLECVNHVSKRFGFNAREGKRKFVEEDEPKETLPPKKKRKLSLGGRGKLTEVVINHLQYYFSVSMKRMIGTSAEAMRNEILSSYFHCSSTDDNPQHHLCTKGKNSWCFYNRALANNEVPPSHDTVKIHFKLGKQELAFLKQIYERLTSDDLMKKCLKGLTQNSNESLHHRIWNLCPKHQRANKRMVDFAVATAVARYKIGYLASSSSLFECFGIEVTTAVSKHLKKLDRLMDSPIRRKTRIQNLKRDMEYAAGGF; encoded by the coding sequence ATGTTCGTGTATGGGTGTATGTCATTAGGGACGGGATCTATATCTTGGGAGAAACTTGTATCCTTTTTAGGGCTTCGAAATTTTAGTTCAACCACTTTCATTAGGTATGCCAAATATATTACTGAATGTGCAAAGGGTGTTGCTCgtacgacaatgaaacaaattCATGAAGTTATACGGGAAAACAGCGAAAAAAGTGATGGTGGGTGGACTGATGTTGCTGTTAGTTTTGATGGGACATGGCACCGTCGGGGACACAGAAGTAATTTAGGAGTGGGTGCTGTTATTGAATCAGAAACAGGTCACGTAATAGACTATTACGTAATGAGCAAAATATGTGATCAGTGCAACGCAAAACGGAATTTGATGGAAAAGGATAAAATTTCACAAGCTGAATATGTGGAGTGGATGGACACTCACTTGGACACAGATTGTGAGCAAAATTACGAAGGGTCATCGGGGGGGATGGAGGCAAAATCTGCTGTTAAAATGTGGGGACGGTCGAAAGATTATAAACTGAGATATGTAATCATGATATCTGATGGTGACAGCTCCTCATATGCCTCTCTCAGGGCAATGAATGGTGGCACTGGGCCGTATGGCACCGAATGCCAGGTTGAAAAGTTAGAGTGTGTAAATCATGTATCAAAACGCTTTGGTTTCAACGCACGAGAGggtaaaagaaaatttgttgaagAAGATGAACCTAAGGAAACATTGCCCCCGAAGAAAAAGAGAAAGCTGTCATTGGGAGGGCGTGGCAAACTGACTGAAGTCGTCATCAATCATCTGCAATACTATTTCTCAGTTTCAATGAAAAGGATGATAGGGACATCTGCTGAAGCGATGAGAAATGAAATACTATCATCCTATTTTCATTGCTCGTCTACAGATGATAACCCCCAGCATCACCTTTGTACTAAAGGGAAAAACTCGTGGTGTTTTTACAATAGAGCCCTTGCAAATAATGAAGTGCCACCATCACACGATACAGTGAAAATTCATTTCAAGTTGGGAAAACAAGAGTTAGCATTTCTGAAACAAATATATGAACGGTTAACCTCAGATGACCTTATGAAGAAATGTCTAAAAGGGCTAACTCAAAATAGCAACGAGTCATTGCACCACAGAATTTGGAATTTATGCCCAAAGCACCAGAGGGCAAATAAGAGAATGGTGGACTTTGCAGTTGCAACTGCTGTTGCAAGGTATAAAATCGGCTATTTGGCATCCTCATCCTCTTTATTTGAATGCTTTGGGATTGAGGTAACAACTGCAGTATCCAAGCACTTGAAGAAGCTTGATAGATTAATGGATTCTCCTATCAGAAGGAAGACGAGGATTCAGAACCTGAAACGGGACATGGAGTACGCCGCGGGAGGATTCTGA